cTACTACTATTTGATATTGTTGTGATAatccaataatttaaaaggagTACTGAGGGTAAGTACATAAAACAACCCATACATTTGTAtgaataatcatataaaaaataggcaCAGGGTTTGCTCCCGTATGGAATTGTGGGAGTCCTTTATCGAGCAGTAGAACATTGAAgtctaaataaacaataaaataagtaataaatgagattttgattttatgtattatgattATTGAACAATGTAAGATTGAACCATTTTGAAATAGTCCTGAAAAGGGATATcaagtaaatatttgattattagaAATGTATGGACTGGTTTCCATTTTGTGAACCTCTGATTGGCTTTGGAAGTCTCTTCTTACCAGCAAAGACATATATTTTTGGctcattttcataaaattattattgtattattcatttaacataatttgttCAGCATTGGCTTTctgatgaattttaaaatgatgcttaaaatttgcttttttCCTAAAACCTTCACCACAAACGGTGCACATGTATTTCTTATTCTGCTTGTGTCGCAACATGTGGAGACGTAattcatatttcttaataaatgcCTTATCGCACAATTCACATTTGTTCTTCTTATCAATGCTATGCTTCCTTTgcaaatgttttatgaaagttggcttacaaataaacactGTACCACAGAACTCACACGTATATTCCTTGATTTGATCTTTATGCTTTTCACCATAATGCAACTGTCGCAGCAATGTAGATCTAAATTTTTCAGGACAAAACTGACACTTTATTTCATTCTCTCGATGTACTAAATTGATATGTTTTACACGGTACTTTTGCAGTGAAAATACTTTGCCACATTCATCACATGGGAATTTACCCTTGCTATGCACTTGAACATGTTTTTCTAATCTGCTAGCAGCTACAAATGTGTCGCCGCATTCATAACATATATAGTTATTGTAATGAGCATTCATGTGGCCGTCCAGCTGGTGGAAGTTATTAAATGACTCATGACATAAAACACATCTGATGTTATCCCTTATTATATATGGGACAACTCTTGTATAGGCTTCATCAAATTCAATTTCGTGTTCATTAGAAAAGTGCTGGAACATTCCATTCCAGTCTGGCAACTTTGTGTCACATAAATTGCATGTAAGGTTGTCAACATCGAGTTTGAGAATTTCATTGAGCCAGTATGGTCTCATGAAATGGTCAACATTGTATGTTCTATGTTCACTGTGTTCGTTCATAGTATGAATTCGTAACTCAGCACCATCTTCAAACACAGGCCCTTCTGTAGAACAATATGCACAATAGTATTTCGCAGTTTTGGTTTTGAATGGTGTTGCATTTGTTAATGTTAGCAGTGCTTTAATCTCTTCAATGAGCTTAAAATTCCTCTCTTTATTGGAAATTTCCTCAGTGGAATCTAGAAGTAAAATgaagcaattattattatttttttatgtcacagtcggcaatggagcagNNNNNNNNNNNNNNNNNNNNNNNNNNNNNNNNNNNNNNNNNNNNNNNNNNNNNNNNNNNNNNNNNNNNNNNNNNNNNNNNNNNNNNNNNNNNNNNNNNNNNNNNNNNNNNNNNNNNNNNNNNNNNNNNNNNNNNNNNNNNNNNNNNNNNNNNNNNNNNNNNNNNNNNNNNNNNNNNNNNNNNNNNNNNNNNNNNNNNNNNNNNNNNNNNNNNNNNNNNNNNNNNNNNNNNNNNNNNNNNNNNNNNNNNNNNNNNNNNNNNNNNNNNNNNNNNNNNNNNNNNNNNNNNNNNNNNNNNNNNNNNNNNNNNNNNNNNNNNNNNNNNNNNNNNNNNNNNNNNNNNNNNNNNNNNNNNNNNNNNNNNNNNNNNNNNNNNNNNNNNNNNNNNNNNNNNNNNNNNNNNNNNNNNNNNNNNNNNNNNNNNNNNNNNNNNNNNNNNNNNNNNNNNNNNNNNNNNNNNNNNNNNNNNNNNNNNNNNNNNNNNNNNNNNNNNNNNNNNNNNNNNNNNNNNNNNNNNNNNNNNNNNNNNNNNNNNNNNNNNNNNNNNNNNNNNNNNNNNNNNNNNNNNNNNNNNNNNNNNNNNNNNNNNNNNNNNNNNNNNNNNNNNNNNNNNNNNNNNNNNNNNNNNNNNNNNNNNNNNNNNNNNNNNNNNNNNNNNNNNNNNNNNNNNNNNNNNNNNNNNNNNNNNNNNNNNNNNNNNNNNNNNNNNNNNNNNNNNNNNNNNNNNNNNNNNNNNNNNNNNNNNNNNNNNNNNNNNNNNNNNNNNNNNNNNNNNNNNNNNNNNNNNNNNNNNNNNNNNNNNNNNNNNNNNNNNNNNNNNNNNNNNNNNNNNNNNNNNNNNNNNNNNNNNNNNNNNNNNNNNNNNNNNNNNNNNNNNNNNNNNNNNNNNNNNNNNNNNNNNNNNNNNNNNNNNNNNNNNNNNNNNNNNNNNNNNNNN
The Zerene cesonia ecotype Mississippi chromosome 14, Zerene_cesonia_1.1, whole genome shotgun sequence DNA segment above includes these coding regions:
- the LOC119831939 gene encoding zinc finger protein 28-like — encoded protein: MDLDLVKRENVEILGRCKCCLDDVNLQNLWEEYYNDGQVEVFGAMLEECYSLSWENKDQNEFICSACIVRLRDALNFKREIIASEQVLQQVALEFKNNVAVDIKVESSEDIDEYHEVEYLELEVDNCAETEAKGTETSTEPPKRKWPKKRRGADRLKVYKKYTQLELREAMEAVKSGKMTRAEAAEIYNIPRNTISNNLNKYNSLIETQNDSTEEISNKERNFKLIEEIKALLTLTNATPFKTKTAKYYCAYCSTEGPVFEDGAELRIHTMNEHSEHRTYNVDHFMRPYWLNEILKLDVDNLTCNLCDTKLPDWNGMFQHFSNEHEIEFDEAYTRVVPYIIRDNIRCVLCHESFNNFHQLDGHMNAHYNNYICYECGDTFVAASRLEKHVQVHSKGKFPCDECGKVFSLQKYRVKHINLVHRENEIKCQFCPEKFRSTLLRQLHYGEKHKDQIKEYTCEFCGTVFICKPTFIKHLQRKHSIDKKNKCELCDKAFIKKYELRLHMLRHKQNKKYMCTVCGEGFRKKANFKHHFKIHQKANAEQIMLNE